Proteins from a single region of Amblyomma americanum isolate KBUSLIRL-KWMA chromosome 10, ASM5285725v1, whole genome shotgun sequence:
- the LOC144108540 gene encoding uncharacterized protein LOC144108540: MSGESSASSSSAAANLNEDGAHVFSSTRGLSQIPKLHNWSPMSLVQLSIVVVALTVAFVVTLVFTLWDKDTRVQEIGDDQLYWGAKEDSVAREAGATADTLSEGVLAVVSGQHHDQRGGDLQKRVVVSSRFTNAPGSSQGLPRSFTHGGVVRWNDGNFGPVRFTFAAMDLSSKQREEGHQHDSARLRDKKASMVEKGVQEGMDEYKRKKRRLERVDRKTYLKNVDVRLLKNN, from the exons ATGTCCGGGGAGTCTTCAGCTAGTTCGTCTTCTGCCGCCGCTAACTTGAATGAGGACGGTGCGCACGTCTTCTCAAGTACGCGCGGCCTCTCTCAGATACCGAAGCTGCACAACTG GTCTCCTATGTCACTCGTCCAACTCTCGATCGTCGTCGTGGCTCTCACAGTGGCTTTTGTTGTCACACTGGTGTTCACGCTCTGGGACAAGGACACACGGGTGCAGGAAATTGGTGACGACCAGCTTTACTGGGGTGCCAAGGAAGACAGCGTTGCTAGGGAGGCCGGAGCCACCGCAGACACTCTTTCGGAGGGTGTGCTCGCAGTAGTCAGCGGACAGCACCACGACCAACGCGGCGGTGACCTGCAGAAGCGAGTCGTAGTATCATCCCGCTTCACCAACGCGCCTGGGAGTTCGCAAGGTCTCCCACGTTCTTTCACTCACGGCGGAGTTGTGCGCTGGAACGACGGTAATTTCGGACCGGTGCGTTTCACGTTCGCAGCAATGGATCTTTCGTCAAAGCAGCGTGAAGAAGGCCACCAGCATGACTCTGCCAGACTACGAGATAAGAAGGCGTCTATGGTGGAGAAAGGAGTACAGGAAGGCATGGACGAGtacaaaaggaagaaaagacgCCTGGAACGAGTGGACAGGAAGACGTATTTGAAGAACGTGGACGTTCGCCTGCTCAAGAATAATTGA